A portion of the Paenibacillus hamazuiensis genome contains these proteins:
- a CDS encoding AraC family transcriptional regulator, producing MTDTSERIIDSYISDLQVQILNAGYTKCKRSWGCKNITPKYNKLYYICGGEGWIRIGDTTYEPKPGQLFFIPAGTQHSFSAVSDNTFTKYWCHFTSNVVFEPLFKYYRLPYFIGAAGENEVERAFAKLTGGLCEDAPSVTLRVKAAIFEIVSYYINRSVSPEMKKAAPPSIRKLNALIQYIDSRLNEDIKIEDLAEVIHYHHNYVIKYFKSLLGMTPMQFIYNRRLEKAKNLLTHTDIALSEVAVTTGFSDLCHFSKSFKKHLGVTPKQFRDRRAKQPS from the coding sequence ATGACGGATACTTCCGAACGTATCATCGACAGTTATATCTCCGACTTGCAGGTGCAAATTCTTAATGCGGGGTACACGAAATGCAAACGCAGCTGGGGCTGCAAAAACATAACCCCGAAGTACAACAAATTGTATTATATTTGCGGCGGGGAAGGGTGGATTCGAATCGGGGATACAACGTATGAACCGAAGCCCGGACAGCTTTTTTTCATCCCCGCCGGAACGCAGCATTCCTTCTCGGCGGTTAGCGACAATACGTTCACCAAATATTGGTGCCACTTTACGTCCAATGTCGTATTTGAGCCGCTCTTTAAGTATTACCGGTTGCCCTATTTCATTGGCGCAGCCGGCGAAAACGAGGTCGAACGGGCGTTTGCGAAGCTGACCGGCGGTTTATGCGAAGACGCGCCTTCAGTGACGCTGCGGGTGAAGGCGGCGATTTTCGAAATCGTTTCCTATTACATCAACCGAAGCGTCTCCCCCGAAATGAAAAAAGCCGCGCCGCCCTCGATCCGCAAGCTGAACGCGCTCATTCAATACATCGACAGCCGCCTCAACGAAGATATCAAAATCGAAGATTTGGCCGAGGTTATCCATTATCACCATAACTATGTCATCAAATATTTCAAGTCGCTGCTCGGCATGACTCCGATGCAGTTCATTTACAACCGCAGGCTGGAAAAAGCGAAAAACCTGCTTACGCATACCGACATTGCGCTCAGCGAGGTTGCCGTCACGACCGGCTTCAGCGATCTGTGCCATTTCTCCAAATCGTTCAAAAAGCATCTCGGCGTCACGCCGAAGCAGTTCCGGGACCGCCGCGCGAAGCAGCCTTCCTGA
- a CDS encoding thiol-disulfide oxidoreductase DCC family protein, protein MDELHKEPSIVLYDGVCGLCNGVVRFVIRRDTRKRFRFAALQSDSGRSLLRRFGLPAEALHSFVLIEDGRAYTKSTAALRLVLRLPGLWPLLYAGALVPRPLRDAAYDAVARNRYRWFGKHEACLMPRPEWKDRFIE, encoded by the coding sequence ATGGATGAACTGCATAAGGAGCCGAGCATCGTGCTTTACGACGGCGTATGCGGTCTATGCAACGGCGTCGTCCGCTTCGTGATCCGCCGCGATACGCGAAAACGGTTCCGCTTCGCGGCCCTGCAATCGGACAGCGGCCGGTCGCTGCTGCGCCGGTTCGGCCTGCCTGCCGAAGCGCTGCACAGCTTCGTGCTGATCGAGGACGGCCGTGCCTACACCAAATCGACGGCCGCGCTTCGCCTGGTCCTGCGCCTTCCCGGCCTATGGCCGCTGCTGTACGCCGGCGCCCTGGTGCCGCGTCCGCTGCGGGACGCGGCGTACGACGCGGTAGCGCGAAACCGCTACCGCTGGTTCGGCAAACACGAGGCATGCCTGATGCCGCGCCCCGAGTGGAAGGACCGGTTTATCGAGTAG
- a CDS encoding MarR family transcriptional regulator: MSDSMPDIYELRAEVQRFIRLFGLLEPSVTPCGYALSVSQVLAMQELEQRRLTLSELAQALFLERSTVSRLVDALVREDFVSRKINESNRREVYLSLTEKGRRSILRVKEQSAHYYESLLEGMSAEERITILGGFRLFADCIARKKGGNT; encoded by the coding sequence ATGTCTGATTCGATGCCAGATATTTATGAACTGCGCGCCGAGGTGCAGCGATTTATCCGTTTGTTCGGGCTCTTGGAGCCGTCGGTCACACCTTGCGGTTATGCGCTTTCCGTATCGCAGGTGTTGGCTATGCAGGAGCTTGAGCAGCGAAGACTGACGTTAAGCGAGCTGGCGCAGGCGCTGTTTCTGGAACGAAGCACGGTCAGCCGGCTCGTTGACGCGCTGGTGCGCGAAGATTTCGTCTCCCGGAAAATCAATGAAAGCAACCGCAGGGAAGTTTATCTTTCGTTGACGGAGAAAGGCCGGCGTTCTATCTTGCGCGTCAAGGAGCAGTCCGCGCATTATTACGAATCGCTGCTGGAGGGGATGTCCGCGGAGGAGCGGATAACGATTTTGGGCGGCTTCCGCCTGTTCGCAGACTGTATCGCCAGGAAGAAGGGTGGGAATACATAA
- the ltrA gene encoding group II intron reverse transcriptase/maturase, which translates to MKEGKGEVGFREGVEVPRKRRWHSLIDKIWAMPNLEEAFREVKRNRGAAGVDGVTIKVFESELERNLRTLQQELRAKAYKPMPVRRMYISKENGGQRPLGIPAIRDRVVQAATRRILEPIYEATFMECSFGFRPGRSAHMALENIRKDLMDGYVYVIDADLKSYFDLIPHDKLLKAVKEEVVDGSVLKLIESFLKSGVMENGSFHLNEQGSPQGGVISPLLANIYLNPLDKLMTERKHRITRYADDFVICCKSQKGAERVLQGVIRLLEQELGLKVHPEKTKIVNNLEQSFMFLGHEFKPGFWVTPSSKAKQKFKERVKAITRRNQTVNVEQLIRKKLNPYLRGWGSYFGWGNVGSLMREYDAWIRRRLRMVQLRSWKKPKNFYRALRKNKWRGELPKMRMFAWRSSLSKPASVAMPNDWFRERGLVFLVDIYNEHHPQRG; encoded by the coding sequence ATGAAGGAAGGAAAAGGAGAGGTAGGCTTTCGTGAGGGAGTAGAAGTCCCGAGAAAACGCAGATGGCACAGCCTCATCGACAAGATATGGGCGATGCCGAACCTTGAGGAGGCATTCCGGGAGGTCAAGCGCAACCGGGGAGCAGCGGGAGTAGACGGAGTGACCATAAAGGTATTCGAGAGTGAACTGGAGCGTAACTTAAGAACGCTTCAGCAGGAGCTGCGGGCGAAGGCATACAAGCCGATGCCGGTCAGGCGCATGTACATTTCCAAGGAAAATGGGGGTCAAAGGCCGCTCGGGATACCCGCAATTCGCGATCGCGTAGTACAGGCGGCGACCCGCCGAATCCTCGAACCGATTTACGAGGCGACATTTATGGAGTGTAGTTTTGGGTTTCGCCCGGGACGCAGTGCACACATGGCGCTGGAGAACATTCGGAAAGATCTCATGGATGGATACGTTTATGTGATCGACGCCGACCTGAAATCGTATTTCGATCTCATTCCACATGACAAGTTGCTTAAGGCCGTCAAGGAAGAAGTGGTGGATGGTAGTGTCCTAAAGCTCATAGAAAGCTTCTTAAAGTCCGGAGTCATGGAGAACGGAAGTTTTCACCTGAACGAGCAAGGAAGTCCACAGGGTGGGGTTATTAGTCCGCTTTTGGCGAATATCTACCTAAACCCGCTGGATAAGCTCATGACTGAACGGAAGCACCGTATAACACGGTACGCCGATGATTTTGTGATCTGCTGCAAATCCCAAAAGGGGGCAGAGAGGGTACTCCAAGGTGTTATTCGTCTACTGGAACAAGAGCTTGGGCTCAAAGTACACCCGGAGAAAACCAAGATCGTGAACAACTTGGAACAGTCCTTTATGTTCCTAGGTCATGAGTTTAAACCGGGATTTTGGGTTACTCCATCCTCGAAAGCCAAACAGAAATTTAAAGAACGCGTGAAAGCAATTACGCGGCGGAACCAAACGGTGAATGTGGAACAGCTGATCCGAAAGAAGTTGAATCCATATTTACGTGGATGGGGTAGCTATTTTGGCTGGGGCAACGTAGGAAGTCTGATGAGAGAGTACGATGCATGGATAAGGAGAAGGCTCCGGATGGTACAGTTGCGGAGCTGGAAAAAGCCGAAGAACTTCTACAGGGCACTAAGAAAGAATAAGTGGAGGGGAGAGCTTCCCAAGATGCGTATGTTCGCATGGAGAAGCTCGCTATCCAAGCCAGCCAGTGTTGCAATGCCAAACGATTGGTTCAGAGAAAGAGGTCTCGTTTTTCTCGTAGACATCTATAATGAACATCATCCCCAGCGGGGATAA
- a CDS encoding C40 family peptidase, with the protein MKRSMAKKLMTATLSLSLLFAGGAVALPTSAHAATLAERIIDTGDNYMHTPYKFGAPAGSTRVFDCSSFTQYIFKKHGISLPRTSKQQSKVGRYVPRSQLQKGDLVFFSTRSSGGKVGHVGVYIGNGKILHTFGNPQGVTISNMKSGWWSNHYITARRVL; encoded by the coding sequence ATGAAACGCAGCATGGCGAAAAAACTGATGACGGCTACTTTGAGTTTGTCTCTGCTGTTTGCGGGAGGAGCTGTAGCGCTTCCGACTTCCGCACACGCAGCGACGCTTGCCGAACGTATTATCGATACGGGGGACAACTATATGCACACCCCTTATAAATTCGGTGCTCCGGCTGGAAGCACCCGGGTGTTCGACTGCTCCTCGTTTACACAGTATATTTTCAAAAAACATGGCATCTCGCTGCCCCGCACTTCCAAGCAGCAATCGAAAGTCGGACGTTACGTGCCGCGCAGCCAACTGCAAAAAGGAGACCTGGTGTTTTTCTCGACCCGCAGCTCCGGTGGCAAAGTCGGTCATGTCGGCGTATATATCGGCAACGGAAAAATTCTTCATACCTTCGGCAATCCGCAAGGCGTGACGATTTCCAACATGAAATCGGGCTGGTGGTCCAACCACTACATTACGGCAAGACGCGTGCTTTAA
- a CDS encoding heavy metal translocating P-type ATPase: MSTMQSAPQQQTSLQITGMTCAACAARIEKGLGKLPGVQRAAVNFALETAHVEFSAAQVSVPDLVKKVEQLGYKAKPKQETKDAGEHRRQEIRRQKRKLLVSAILSLPLLWAMVGHFSFTSWIWVPDLFMNPWFQLALATPVQLIVGWQFYVGAYKALRNGSANMDVLVALGTSAAYFYSLYLTLQSLGEHGHGYQVDMYYETSSVLITLILLGKLFEALAKGRSSEAIKTLMGLQAKTALVLRGGQELSVPVDEVIVGDVVLVKPGEKVPVDGIVLEGVSAVDESMLTGESIPVEKKRGDSVIGATLNKNGVLKVQATKIGKETALSQIIKVVEEAQGSKAPIQRVADVISGIFVPIVVGIALVTFCIWYFAVNPGDFSGALEKAIAVLVIACPCALGLATPTSIMAGSGRAAELGILFKGGEHLETAHRVNAVVLDKTGTVTKGKPELTDVFVADEWKEAELLALIGAAERNSEHPLAEAIVVGIQSRGIALPASEAFEAIPGYGIKAGVNGRELLIGTRKLMGRYSVDIEPILPEMNRLEEQGKTAMLVAVDGKYAAMLAVADTIKDTSRQAVARLKELGLQVIMITGDNERTARAITKEAGIDRVLAEVLPEGKAAEVKKLQDSGLKVAMVGDGINDAPALATADIGMAIGTGTDVAMEAADVTLMRGDLNSIPDAIFMSKKTMLNIKQNLFWALAYNVIGIPIAAAGFLAPWLAGAAMALSSVSVVLNALRLQRIKL; the protein is encoded by the coding sequence ATGAGTACGATGCAATCCGCACCGCAGCAACAAACATCTTTACAAATTACCGGCATGACCTGCGCCGCCTGCGCTGCGCGAATCGAAAAAGGGCTCGGCAAGCTTCCCGGCGTACAACGTGCCGCGGTCAACTTCGCTTTGGAGACGGCGCATGTGGAATTTTCCGCCGCTCAGGTGTCCGTTCCCGATTTGGTAAAAAAGGTGGAGCAGCTTGGCTATAAGGCGAAGCCGAAGCAGGAGACGAAGGATGCCGGCGAACACCGCCGGCAGGAAATCCGCCGGCAAAAGCGCAAGCTGCTCGTATCTGCAATCCTTTCGCTGCCCTTGCTTTGGGCGATGGTCGGCCATTTTTCCTTCACCTCATGGATCTGGGTGCCGGACCTGTTTATGAATCCGTGGTTCCAGCTTGCGCTCGCTACACCGGTACAATTAATCGTCGGCTGGCAGTTTTACGTCGGAGCGTATAAAGCGCTTCGTAACGGCAGCGCCAATATGGACGTTCTCGTCGCGCTCGGCACTTCGGCCGCGTATTTTTACAGCCTGTACCTGACGCTGCAGTCTCTCGGAGAACACGGGCACGGTTACCAAGTCGATATGTACTACGAAACGAGCTCGGTGCTCATCACCCTGATTCTGCTCGGCAAACTGTTCGAAGCGCTCGCGAAAGGGCGCTCCTCGGAAGCGATCAAGACGTTGATGGGGCTGCAAGCGAAAACCGCGCTTGTTCTCAGAGGAGGACAGGAGCTCAGCGTTCCGGTGGACGAAGTGATTGTCGGCGACGTTGTTCTGGTAAAGCCGGGCGAGAAGGTGCCGGTTGACGGCATCGTGCTCGAAGGCGTCTCGGCCGTCGATGAATCGATGCTGACGGGCGAGAGCATACCGGTTGAGAAAAAAAGAGGGGATTCGGTGATCGGGGCTACGCTGAACAAAAACGGCGTGCTTAAAGTGCAGGCGACGAAAATCGGCAAAGAAACCGCATTGTCGCAGATCATTAAGGTGGTCGAGGAAGCTCAGGGCTCCAAGGCGCCGATTCAGCGGGTCGCGGACGTAATATCCGGTATTTTTGTTCCGATTGTCGTCGGCATCGCGTTAGTTACATTCTGCATTTGGTATTTCGCCGTAAACCCGGGCGATTTCTCGGGGGCGCTGGAGAAGGCGATTGCGGTGCTTGTCATCGCCTGCCCGTGTGCATTGGGGCTGGCGACACCGACCTCGATCATGGCCGGCTCGGGGCGTGCGGCGGAGCTTGGCATCCTGTTCAAGGGCGGGGAGCATTTGGAGACGGCTCACCGGGTGAATGCCGTCGTGTTGGATAAAACCGGTACGGTGACCAAGGGCAAGCCGGAACTCACCGACGTGTTCGTCGCAGACGAATGGAAGGAAGCGGAACTGCTGGCCTTGATCGGCGCGGCCGAACGGAACTCCGAGCATCCGCTGGCCGAAGCGATCGTCGTCGGCATTCAGTCCCGCGGCATCGCGCTGCCGGCATCGGAAGCTTTCGAGGCGATTCCGGGATACGGCATCAAGGCTGGCGTAAACGGCCGCGAGCTGTTGATCGGCACACGGAAGCTGATGGGCCGCTACAGCGTCGATATTGAACCGATTTTGCCCGAAATGAATCGGCTTGAAGAGCAGGGGAAAACCGCTATGCTCGTCGCCGTGGACGGGAAATACGCCGCGATGCTGGCTGTGGCCGATACCATCAAAGATACGTCCCGGCAGGCGGTCGCGCGCCTGAAAGAGCTCGGGCTGCAGGTGATCATGATCACCGGCGATAACGAGCGGACGGCGCGTGCGATTACGAAGGAAGCCGGTATTGACCGCGTACTCGCGGAAGTGCTGCCCGAGGGAAAAGCGGCGGAAGTGAAAAAACTTCAGGACAGCGGCCTGAAGGTGGCGATGGTCGGCGACGGAATCAACGACGCGCCTGCGCTCGCCACGGCCGATATCGGGATGGCGATAGGCACCGGAACGGACGTGGCGATGGAAGCGGCGGACGTGACGCTGATGCGCGGCGATTTGAACAGCATTCCCGATGCGATTTTTATGAGCAAAAAGACGATGCTCAATATCAAGCAAAATCTTTTCTGGGCGCTCGCTTACAACGTGATCGGCATTCCGATCGCCGCCGCAGGTTTCCTCGCCCCTTGGCTCGCCGGTGCGGCGATGGCGCTCAGCTCGGTTTCGGTTGTGCTTAATGCGCTCAGATTGCAGCGTATAAAGTTATAA
- the copZ gene encoding copper chaperone CopZ — protein sequence MQNVTLNVQGMSCNHCVNSIEGAVKEIGATAKVDLQSGTVSVQFDESKLSLGAIKEAIEDQGYDVV from the coding sequence ATGCAAAACGTTACGTTGAATGTTCAAGGAATGTCCTGCAATCATTGCGTCAATTCGATCGAAGGCGCCGTCAAGGAGATTGGCGCAACCGCCAAGGTAGATCTGCAAAGCGGCACCGTTTCGGTCCAATTTGACGAATCGAAGCTGTCTCTCGGAGCTATTAAAGAAGCGATAGAAGATCAAGGCTACGACGTCGTTTGA
- a CDS encoding metal-sensitive transcriptional regulator, with product MIHVTDQAAECCETHSERKSHHSDKMKSNLISRLNRIEGQIRGVKGLIEKDTYCDDVLNQIAAIQSALNSVGRLLLEGHMKSCVIERIQSGDHEVIDELLITVNKLMK from the coding sequence ATGATCCATGTAACCGATCAAGCTGCGGAATGCTGTGAAACCCACAGCGAAAGAAAAAGCCATCATTCCGACAAGATGAAAAGCAACCTGATCAGCCGTTTGAACCGGATCGAAGGACAAATTCGCGGGGTCAAAGGTTTGATAGAAAAAGACACTTACTGCGACGATGTGCTGAACCAGATCGCCGCGATTCAATCGGCGCTGAACAGCGTAGGGCGGCTGCTGCTGGAGGGACACATGAAAAGCTGCGTTATAGAACGCATCCAGTCCGGAGATCACGAAGTCATTGATGAATTGCTGATTACCGTCAATAAATTAATGAAATAA
- a CDS encoding MOSC domain-containing protein has product MKEYHAIVKSALLADDPATFVTRRVDSIRVELGGIPGDRHFGLLRPADSRQNIYPRGELIANRRQISIVSVEECERIAGNMGLGEVRPEWLGANLLVEGFPELTLLPQGSRLLFPDGTGLICEGENLPCLGPGRVIEGLFGPQTPGASFVSAAKKLRGIVCSVEREGIIRIGDGIRIICR; this is encoded by the coding sequence GTGAAAGAATACCACGCAATCGTTAAATCGGCGCTGCTGGCGGACGATCCCGCCACCTTCGTCACCCGCCGCGTCGACAGCATCCGGGTGGAACTGGGGGGAATTCCCGGCGATCGGCATTTCGGGCTGCTCCGTCCGGCGGATTCGCGGCAAAACATATACCCCCGGGGGGAACTTATTGCGAACCGGCGGCAAATCAGCATCGTTTCCGTGGAGGAATGCGAGCGGATAGCGGGGAATATGGGACTTGGCGAAGTGCGGCCGGAATGGCTCGGCGCAAATTTGCTTGTTGAAGGATTTCCGGAGCTGACCTTGCTTCCTCAAGGCTCCCGGCTCTTGTTCCCGGATGGCACCGGACTGATCTGCGAAGGGGAAAATTTGCCGTGCCTCGGACCTGGCCGTGTCATCGAGGGGCTGTTTGGCCCGCAGACTCCCGGCGCTTCATTCGTTTCGGCAGCCAAAAAGCTGCGCGGCATCGTATGCTCCGTCGAAAGAGAGGGCATAATTCGGATCGGCGACGGGATCCGAATCATTTGCCGGTAA
- a CDS encoding CDGSH iron-sulfur domain-containing protein, whose translation MSQIKITKFDEGPYVIEGEITLVDGKGNAFRTGSQTALCRCGHSGTQPFCDGTHKSCGFREASEA comes from the coding sequence ATGTCCCAAATCAAAATTACCAAGTTCGATGAAGGCCCTTATGTCATAGAAGGGGAGATTACGCTCGTCGACGGCAAAGGCAACGCGTTCCGCACCGGCAGCCAAACCGCACTTTGCCGCTGCGGCCATTCGGGAACCCAGCCGTTCTGCGACGGCACGCATAAATCATGCGGCTTTAGAGAAGCTTCGGAAGCATGA
- the yhfH gene encoding protein YhfH — MSTTEFYKTLPVRSCTQCGEVLEEMADCYSCVCDKCRGMTFYPLSPMQNAVPDTKPQ; from the coding sequence ATGAGCACCACGGAGTTTTACAAAACGTTGCCCGTCCGAAGTTGTACCCAGTGCGGCGAGGTGCTGGAGGAAATGGCCGATTGCTACAGCTGCGTATGCGACAAATGCCGAGGAATGACGTTTTATCCGCTGTCTCCGATGCAAAATGCAGTGCCGGATACTAAACCGCAGTGA
- a CDS encoding IclR family transcriptional regulator yields the protein MIPKAPEKLETVDRILVMLECFTDEKPEWGVTELGEQLGLYKSVVHRMLSTLERRGYVVKNPHTKKYALGLKLFELGMLVGRQMNLRAIARPVMEELGVKTNETVLLSIADSLSGVCIEKIESNQSIKSTSQLGKRVPLYAGAPTKLLLAYLPPESIDAVIANSLVAYTEQTTVEPDRLSRDLEEIRRQGYCITYGELDIGSAGVAFPICNHEGKTIASLSVVGPEFRMKDAMRTYWEHCREAAHAISRQLGCEIRMIETWNSGAGYPLR from the coding sequence ATGATTCCAAAAGCGCCAGAAAAATTGGAAACCGTGGACCGCATACTCGTGATGCTGGAATGCTTTACGGACGAGAAGCCGGAGTGGGGCGTTACGGAGCTCGGAGAGCAGCTGGGACTGTACAAAAGCGTCGTACACCGGATGCTTTCCACGCTGGAACGCCGCGGTTATGTGGTCAAAAACCCGCATACAAAAAAATACGCTCTCGGACTGAAGCTCTTCGAGCTGGGCATGCTGGTCGGCAGGCAGATGAACCTGCGGGCGATCGCCCGTCCGGTTATGGAGGAGCTTGGCGTCAAGACGAACGAAACGGTGCTGCTGTCGATCGCAGACTCTCTCTCCGGGGTATGCATTGAAAAAATCGAGAGCAACCAATCGATCAAGTCCACCTCCCAGCTCGGAAAACGCGTGCCGCTGTATGCCGGGGCGCCGACGAAGCTGCTGCTTGCTTATTTGCCGCCCGAGAGCATAGACGCCGTAATTGCAAACAGTCTGGTCGCTTACACGGAGCAAACGACAGTAGAACCGGACCGGCTCAGCCGGGATTTGGAAGAAATTCGCCGCCAAGGCTACTGCATCACTTACGGCGAACTGGACATCGGCTCGGCCGGCGTCGCATTTCCGATTTGCAATCATGAAGGAAAAACGATCGCCTCCTTAAGCGTCGTCGGTCCGGAGTTCCGCATGAAGGACGCGATGAGGACGTACTGGGAGCATTGCCGGGAAGCGGCGCATGCGATCTCCCGCCAGCTCGGCTGCGAGATCCGGATGATCGAGACGTGGAATAGCGGCGCAGGTTATCCGCTGCGCTAA
- a CDS encoding nucleoside hydrolase encodes MTQKMILDVDTGIDDALALAYAIASPEIELLGVTVSYGNTPAANAWRNTQEVLRHLRSNVPVYRGADRPLGRTRVYSGKFHGNDGLGHTLGAVAEPAAASPDAADFIIAQAHELGAELAVVTTGPLTNLALAITKDPSIIDKIGRVVCMGGAFMAPGNVSKFAEANIYMDPEAADNVFRSNLPLTLVGLDVTRKTLLTRDDMLRWRAKGTEIGTFFADFTEFYLQAYKEHYPYLKGCALHDPLAVAVAKNPGFVQTVPMFIKVDLEPDALGRTTEDLHRKEPAVPNSQVCVQVEAGRFMNDFFGLLDTLMD; translated from the coding sequence ATGACGCAAAAAATGATTCTGGATGTCGATACCGGCATCGACGACGCGCTTGCGCTCGCCTATGCGATCGCTTCGCCTGAAATCGAGCTGCTGGGCGTGACGGTGTCGTACGGCAACACCCCGGCGGCCAATGCCTGGCGCAACACGCAGGAGGTGCTGCGTCATCTGCGCAGCAACGTTCCCGTATACCGGGGCGCCGACCGGCCGCTCGGCCGAACGAGGGTGTACAGCGGCAAGTTTCATGGGAACGACGGTCTCGGGCATACGCTCGGAGCGGTGGCGGAGCCTGCGGCGGCATCGCCCGACGCGGCGGATTTCATCATTGCGCAGGCCCATGAACTGGGGGCGGAGCTGGCCGTTGTGACGACGGGCCCGCTGACCAATCTCGCGCTCGCGATTACCAAGGATCCGTCCATCATCGATAAAATCGGCAGGGTGGTCTGTATGGGCGGCGCGTTCATGGCTCCGGGCAACGTCAGCAAATTTGCCGAAGCCAACATTTATATGGACCCGGAAGCGGCGGATAACGTGTTTCGCTCGAACCTGCCGCTGACGCTCGTCGGTCTCGACGTCACCCGCAAAACGCTGCTGACCCGGGACGACATGCTGCGCTGGCGGGCGAAAGGTACGGAGATCGGAACGTTTTTTGCCGATTTCACCGAGTTTTATTTGCAGGCGTATAAGGAGCATTATCCGTATTTAAAAGGCTGTGCGCTCCACGATCCGCTCGCGGTCGCCGTCGCCAAAAACCCCGGATTTGTCCAAACGGTGCCGATGTTTATCAAGGTCGATCTGGAGCCGGACGCGCTCGGGAGAACGACGGAGGACCTTCACCGCAAGGAGCCGGCCGTGCCGAATTCGCAGGTGTGCGTGCAGGTGGAAGCAGGCCGGTTTATGAACGATTTCTTCGGCTTGCTTGATACATTGATGGATTGA
- a CDS encoding nucleoside 2-deoxyribosyltransferase, translating to MAPAERYREEDGELYIVIGGVVARCKAMQIEGITHFVRAPYDGKVRAVHREHGDEASIIASFVYRTKEEAQRAILTNAFDPTALKWSGVGEAGVPKIYLAGVHVFRPDAVQYGRELRELCRAYGFEGLYRLDKEPLDNLSGPDTAKMIFYANVGLIRVADILIADLNPFRGYEPDSGTVFECGLGYALNKKLYGFISDGRTMYDKLAHAINPQTGTFKDGMAVENFGLPLNLMLSIPVHLVVGSLEECLKRVRSDLLEDGPVNTV from the coding sequence ATGGCGCCTGCAGAAAGGTATAGGGAAGAGGACGGCGAGCTGTATATCGTCATCGGCGGGGTGGTGGCCCGATGCAAGGCGATGCAAATCGAAGGGATCACTCATTTTGTCAGAGCGCCATATGACGGGAAGGTAAGGGCCGTGCACCGGGAGCACGGTGATGAGGCATCCATCATCGCTTCCTTCGTCTACCGGACCAAAGAGGAGGCGCAGAGGGCAATACTGACGAATGCTTTTGATCCTACGGCGCTCAAATGGAGCGGTGTCGGGGAGGCCGGCGTCCCGAAAATTTATTTGGCCGGCGTGCATGTGTTCAGACCGGATGCGGTTCAGTATGGCCGGGAGCTCAGGGAGCTGTGCCGGGCGTACGGCTTCGAGGGGCTGTATCGGCTCGACAAGGAGCCGCTGGACAATCTGAGCGGACCGGATACGGCCAAAATGATTTTTTATGCCAATGTGGGGCTGATCCGGGTTGCAGATATCCTGATAGCCGATCTTAATCCGTTCCGCGGCTATGAACCCGACTCCGGAACCGTCTTCGAATGCGGTCTCGGCTACGCTCTGAACAAGAAGCTGTACGGATTCATCTCCGACGGCAGGACGATGTATGACAAATTGGCGCATGCCATCAATCCGCAGACGGGAACCTTCAAGGACGGCATGGCGGTGGAAAATTTCGGCCTGCCGCTCAATTTGATGCTTTCCATACCGGTGCACCTCGTTGTCGGCTCGCTCGAAGAGTGTCTGAAGCGGGTTCGCTCCGATCTGCTGGAAGACGGGCCGGTAAATACGGTATGA